From a region of the Methanobrevibacter sp. V74 genome:
- a CDS encoding ABC transporter substrate-binding protein yields MNKKIIFVLVLALAVFLVAGSASAGFFDFLGGESNSTVKIGYLPSDHDAALFVADAQGLYEKKGITTELVQFNNGGDLMTAMASGDVDVGYVGIAPVLSSVSAGVPVKIISAVQNEGSGIMVTSDSNIDDAKDLKGKVVATPGESSIQHVLLSDYLNKHEMSLDDINESAMKVPSINDALKTKNLPAAITFQPYVSLGVSDEGIEELVDSSEIMPNHPCCVVAASDDFLNNNKDTAKEIIAIHENATNFINEKIAAGETGEIVKLLPKDIVADEDAEVKSLESFPFISGINETYKSNVDAFQKLEVQLGILNETIAHDDLYWEA; encoded by the coding sequence ATGAATAAAAAGATTATATTTGTTTTAGTGTTGGCACTTGCAGTATTCCTTGTAGCGGGTTCAGCTAGTGCAGGTTTTTTTGATTTTTTAGGAGGAGAATCTAACAGTACTGTAAAAATAGGATATTTGCCTTCAGATCACGATGCTGCATTATTTGTGGCAGACGCTCAGGGTTTATATGAAAAAAAGGGAATCACTACCGAACTTGTTCAGTTTAACAATGGTGGTGATTTAATGACTGCCATGGCTAGCGGGGATGTTGATGTAGGTTATGTAGGTATTGCACCGGTATTGTCTTCTGTTTCTGCAGGAGTTCCTGTAAAAATTATTTCTGCCGTTCAAAATGAAGGCAGTGGAATTATGGTGACCTCTGATTCCAATATTGATGATGCTAAAGATTTAAAAGGAAAAGTTGTCGCAACTCCCGGTGAATCGTCCATTCAACATGTATTGCTTTCTGATTATTTGAATAAACATGAAATGTCTTTGGATGACATTAATGAATCCGCAATGAAAGTGCCATCTATTAACGATGCTTTAAAAACTAAAAATCTTCCAGCGGCCATTACATTCCAGCCATATGTAAGTCTTGGTGTAAGTGATGAGGGTATTGAAGAATTAGTTGATTCTTCTGAAATCATGCCAAATCATCCATGCTGTGTTGTAGCGGCTTCTGATGATTTTTTAAATAATAATAAAGACACTGCTAAAGAAATTATTGCAATTCATGAAAATGCAACTAATTTCATTAATGAAAAAATAGCGGCTGGTGAGACTGGTGAAATAGTTAAATTATTGCCTAAAGATATCGTTGCTGACGAGGATGCGGAAGTAAAATCTTTAGAAAGTTTCCCATTCATATCCGGAATAAATGAAACATATAAATCTAATGTAGATGCATTTCAAAAATTAGAAGTTCAATTAGGTATCTTAAACGAAACTATTGCACATGATGATTTGTATTGGGAAGCATAG
- a CDS encoding DUF447 domain-containing protein has translation MNYDLSEIGIEKNIQYECITTTINKEGVKNAGAFAFTYLGEDKVFCRIFDGSKTLKNILDTNEYVVNITQNSLVFTYSTLNCLSDEYYTDDTDIAIIKNTPAYIIVDVENIDKKETPKDFPIKGSDIYYITGKIRKVMKNDENAMPFNRGLSALIECLVNFSRHKMVDEEKRKEYMKILIENQRIINKVSDEKTKKAIADLREEYEKTRHPH, from the coding sequence ATGAATTATGATTTAAGTGAAATCGGAATTGAAAAAAATATCCAATATGAATGCATTACAACAACCATTAATAAAGAGGGTGTAAAAAATGCAGGTGCCTTTGCATTTACCTACCTTGGAGAGGATAAAGTATTCTGCAGGATATTTGACGGATCAAAGACACTGAAGAATATCTTAGATACTAATGAATATGTGGTCAATATTACACAGAATTCCTTAGTTTTTACCTATTCAACACTAAACTGCTTAAGCGATGAATATTATACTGACGATACAGACATTGCCATTATTAAAAATACTCCCGCTTACATTATTGTGGATGTTGAAAATATTGATAAAAAAGAAACACCTAAGGATTTTCCAATAAAAGGAAGTGATATTTATTATATAACCGGCAAAATCAGAAAAGTCATGAAAAATGATGAAAATGCAATGCCGTTTAATAGAGGATTATCTGCACTAATTGAATGCCTCGTTAACTTTTCAAGGCATAAAATGGTTGATGAGGAAAAAAGAAAGGAATATATGAAAATATTAATTGAAAATCAAAGGATCATAAATAAAGTATCCGATGAAAAAACTAAAAAGGCTATCGCCGATTTAAGAGAGGAATATGAAAAAACCAGGCATCCCCATTAA
- the acs gene encoding acetate--CoA ligase alpha subunit: MIDLSKMFKPESVAVIGASNTPGKVGYIIVDNLINDGFVGEIYPVNPKGGKILGKQAYANIKDVPGKVDLVIITIPSPFVNTAVKECGEVGIENMVVITAGFKEVGGEGAKLEAELTALGKEYGINIIGPNSLGITDSHTPLNGSFSQMMPPTGNMAFISQSGAMMVAIIDWSVTSGIGFSKVISLGNKAGANEIELLQYLADDDETNVIICYLESISDDDDFVRTMRETAHKKPIIVLKSGSSSAGAEAASSHTGALAGSDLAFDTAFHQSGIMRVETMTELFDLGLAFSKAPLPKGDKVAIITNAGGGGVLTVDAMEKAGLQLAQFDEKTTAKLKECVTDEGSAKNPIDVLGDAPVHRYKESLELVLGYEDVDSLIVMVCPTASADPDGIADAIVEEKKKFDKPVIVVNMGGPSFENANDVLRENGIPTYVFPETAVNAVEAMVKFARLKERNYDDIIDKIDDVDRDTVTGIFDKVKADGRDTLLGSEAYAVAEAYGISAAPIKLSTSADEAGKLAEEMEFPVVLKIASDKILHKSDIGGVKVGINNVEEAKATYDEIIANAKAAHPDIVPDGVEVQKMMDSGEEVIVGMIRDRQFGPMIAFGMGGIYVNLIEDVSFNLAKGMSSEEIEEQIASTKVSQLLEGYRGEAPCDVEEVKEAIKRVARLTLDFPEISELDINPIFVYEEGSSALDIKIKL, encoded by the coding sequence ATGATAGATCTCAGTAAAATGTTTAAACCTGAATCCGTAGCTGTTATTGGAGCTTCAAATACACCAGGGAAAGTAGGATATATCATTGTAGATAATCTTATCAACGATGGATTTGTAGGAGAAATATATCCTGTAAACCCTAAAGGTGGGAAAATCCTTGGAAAACAAGCTTACGCAAATATAAAAGACGTACCTGGAAAAGTAGACTTAGTAATTATAACTATCCCTTCCCCATTCGTGAATACTGCTGTTAAAGAATGTGGTGAAGTTGGCATTGAAAACATGGTTGTTATTACTGCTGGTTTTAAAGAAGTTGGAGGAGAAGGTGCTAAACTGGAAGCGGAATTAACTGCTCTTGGTAAAGAATATGGTATAAACATTATTGGACCAAATAGTTTAGGAATTACAGATTCTCACACTCCATTAAACGGATCGTTTTCACAGATGATGCCGCCTACTGGAAATATGGCATTTATATCACAAAGTGGAGCCATGATGGTAGCTATCATCGATTGGAGCGTAACTTCAGGAATTGGATTTAGTAAAGTTATCAGTTTAGGCAACAAAGCAGGAGCAAATGAAATTGAACTGTTGCAATATTTAGCTGACGATGATGAAACAAATGTAATCATTTGTTATCTTGAATCTATTTCTGATGATGACGATTTTGTAAGAACTATGAGAGAAACTGCACATAAAAAACCTATTATTGTTCTCAAATCAGGTTCAAGTTCAGCAGGAGCAGAAGCAGCATCTTCACACACCGGAGCATTAGCCGGCAGTGATTTGGCATTTGACACCGCATTCCATCAATCCGGAATTATGCGTGTTGAAACTATGACGGAATTGTTCGATTTAGGATTAGCATTCTCTAAAGCGCCGCTTCCAAAAGGAGACAAAGTGGCCATTATCACTAATGCCGGTGGTGGAGGAGTGCTTACCGTGGACGCTATGGAAAAGGCAGGACTCCAACTTGCCCAATTCGATGAAAAGACCACTGCTAAACTAAAAGAATGTGTAACTGATGAAGGAAGTGCTAAAAACCCTATTGACGTATTAGGAGATGCACCAGTGCACAGATACAAAGAATCATTAGAACTTGTCTTAGGTTATGAGGACGTTGACAGTTTAATCGTGATGGTTTGCCCTACAGCATCAGCTGATCCTGATGGAATTGCAGATGCAATCGTAGAAGAGAAAAAGAAATTTGACAAACCGGTCATTGTTGTTAATATGGGAGGACCGTCCTTTGAAAATGCAAATGATGTTTTAAGAGAAAACGGCATTCCAACTTATGTATTCCCTGAAACTGCAGTTAATGCTGTAGAGGCCATGGTTAAATTTGCAAGATTGAAAGAGAGAAACTATGATGACATCATTGATAAAATTGATGATGTCGACAGAGATACAGTAACTGGAATATTTGACAAAGTAAAAGCAGATGGCAGAGACACATTACTTGGCAGTGAAGCATATGCAGTAGCTGAAGCTTATGGAATTTCAGCAGCGCCGATTAAATTATCAACAAGTGCTGATGAAGCAGGCAAACTTGCAGAAGAAATGGAATTCCCGGTTGTACTTAAAATCGCATCCGATAAAATTTTGCACAAATCCGATATTGGCGGCGTGAAAGTAGGAATTAATAACGTTGAAGAGGCAAAAGCAACTTATGATGAGATCATTGCTAATGCTAAAGCCGCACACCCAGATATTGTTCCTGATGGTGTGGAAGTGCAGAAAATGATGGATTCAGGTGAAGAAGTCATTGTCGGTATGATTCGCGACAGACAATTCGGTCCTATGATTGCATTTGGTATGGGTGGAATCTATGTTAACCTTATTGAGGATGTATCATTCAACCTTGCAAAAGGCATGAGTTCTGAAGAGATTGAAGAACAAATTGCATCAACCAAAGTATCCCAATTACTTGAAGGATACAGGGGAGAAGCACCTTGTGATGTTGAAGAAGTTAAAGAAGCCATTAAAAGAGTAGCTAGATTAACCCTAGACTTCCCAGAAATATCAGAACTTGACATTAACCCAATCTTTGTCTATGAAGAAGGGTCAAGCGCACTTGACATTAAAATTAAATTATAA
- a CDS encoding DUF2121 domain-containing protein, which translates to MSLIIAYVGKKGCVMASDKRKIGYFGDKKNLATLEEELYSGSIDNDEDFLTRANELGISIKITDDANKLKIIGNTIRGEVSTKGTMETRRRRIYGTTNGYQIIELLGSDTESRKAGSGGVIIFGNDYAKRMAETLIKREWKASQSLRYMGEIFKGILEEVASKTPTVGNKIDVLMRQPKFDKSAAQKHLDVTIDHDIKVLIKFRQDLTERLVQQNLEIEMASKIISKGDIGKVVDIDGNMLFVQLNNKTQAVDGNWKQLAGPGQNVLMFTDSDNVKTGDKVVIENEDLCLKKDKSSLSCDIILCSL; encoded by the coding sequence ATGAGCTTGATTATCGCTTATGTTGGAAAAAAAGGATGTGTAATGGCAAGTGATAAAAGAAAAATAGGATATTTCGGTGATAAAAAAAATTTAGCTACATTAGAGGAAGAATTATATAGCGGAAGCATTGATAATGATGAAGACTTTTTAACTAGGGCAAACGAGCTTGGCATTTCAATTAAAATTACAGACGATGCTAACAAACTTAAAATAATCGGCAATACCATTCGCGGTGAAGTAAGTACTAAAGGAACTATGGAAACAAGAAGAAGGCGCATTTACGGAACCACTAACGGATATCAAATAATTGAATTGTTAGGTTCTGATACCGAATCCCGTAAAGCCGGAAGTGGAGGAGTCATTATATTTGGAAATGATTACGCAAAACGTATGGCTGAAACATTGATTAAACGGGAATGGAAAGCTTCTCAAAGCTTAAGATACATGGGGGAGATTTTCAAGGGAATTTTAGAGGAGGTTGCTTCAAAAACTCCCACTGTAGGCAATAAAATAGATGTATTGATGAGACAGCCCAAGTTTGATAAAAGTGCCGCTCAAAAACATCTGGACGTTACAATTGACCATGATATTAAGGTTCTAATTAAATTCAGGCAAGACTTAACAGAAAGATTGGTTCAACAAAATTTGGAAATTGAAATGGCCAGCAAAATCATTAGCAAAGGGGACATTGGCAAAGTTGTTGACATTGATGGAAACATGCTGTTTGTACAGTTAAATAATAAAACCCAGGCAGTTGATGGAAATTGGAAACAGCTTGCAGGTCCGGGTCAAAACGTATTGATGTTTACAGACAGTGATAACGTTAAAACTGGAGACAAGGTGGTCATTGAAAATGAGGATTTGTGCCTAAAAAAAGACAAGTCCTCTTTGTCCTGTGATATAATTTTATGTTCCTTATAG
- a CDS encoding MBL fold metallo-hydrolase — MKITFLGSGGGRFSAISQRRMTGGFRLDNLGGKNYHIDPGPGALIRTYQFGFDPRNLSGVIVSHSHTDHYNDAEILIEAMTKGMTKRQGTIVGGESVLEGYERWGPCISDYHKSKSDKIVLKPGEWNRLDNVSIKGTETSHGDPTGVGFQIDCNGFKISYTSDTGYFDGLAQDHEGADILIASVLRPGNRSINGHMCSRNFVDLINEVKPKVAVMTHLGLKMISSNPVTEARKVYKQTGVKTIAAYDGLSFNVNYNNPKKFRLISLKDTQSSIHSTSHALFENERKNSYQLSFKHNEFDEVLMARKD, encoded by the coding sequence ATGAAAATTACATTTTTAGGTAGTGGCGGAGGAAGATTTTCCGCTATCAGCCAACGAAGGATGACCGGGGGTTTCAGATTGGACAATCTCGGCGGAAAAAATTATCACATTGACCCAGGTCCTGGAGCACTAATAAGAACTTACCAGTTCGGGTTTGACCCTCGTAATTTAAGTGGAGTCATTGTTTCACATTCTCATACAGACCACTACAATGATGCAGAAATTCTCATTGAAGCAATGACTAAAGGAATGACTAAAAGACAAGGAACTATCGTTGGTGGGGAAAGTGTTTTGGAAGGATATGAAAGATGGGGGCCATGCATTTCTGATTATCATAAATCGAAGTCTGACAAAATAGTCTTAAAGCCTGGGGAGTGGAATAGATTAGATAATGTTTCAATTAAAGGTACTGAAACCTCACATGGCGATCCAACAGGTGTCGGATTTCAGATAGATTGCAATGGCTTTAAAATTTCTTACACTTCCGATACAGGTTATTTTGATGGTCTGGCCCAAGACCATGAGGGTGCTGATATCTTAATAGCTAGCGTGTTGAGGCCGGGAAACAGGTCGATTAATGGACATATGTGTTCCCGCAATTTCGTTGATTTAATCAATGAAGTCAAACCGAAGGTTGCCGTAATGACACATTTGGGTCTAAAAATGATTTCAAGCAATCCTGTTACAGAAGCTAGAAAAGTTTATAAACAAACAGGTGTTAAAACTATTGCTGCATATGACGGTTTATCATTCAATGTGAATTATAATAATCCTAAAAAATTCAGGCTAATTTCACTTAAAGACACACAGTCTTCAATTCACAGCACCAGTCATGCCTTGTTTGAAAATGAAAGAAAAAATTCTTACCAATTGTCCTTCAAACATAATGAGTTTGATGAAGTTTTAATGGCAAGAAAAGATTAG